In a single window of the Trichoderma breve strain T069 chromosome 6, whole genome shotgun sequence genome:
- a CDS encoding ubiquitin-conjugating enzyme domain-containing protein: MAASTATPSHTNTKSPTIRRILREAAELSNAPSPDYTAEPLESDLFEWHFTLRGPPNSPYSQGVYHGRIILPPAYPLRPPSFRFSTPNGRFEANREICLSISGHHEETWQPAWGIRTALVALRSFMETDVLGQLGGLETTEAVRRRLAQESASFKCAVCARTNADIIAECEDRCKQAASPCQDISIPAELNMGWRDELEAAGKGQSQSAHPSKVSHVPDQNDKISEEAELAEGFVQTAPSIPNDVVAPPPPMPSRETHRNSSAANQTRAGSDGVPLWIDRVIIALVILLIALVLKVLFST, encoded by the exons atggcagcgtcAACAGCAACTCCCTCACACACTAACACTAAATCCCCCACTATTCGACGCATAC TCCGCGAGGCTGCAGAGCTTTCAAATGCGCCGTCTCCCGATTACACCGCGGAGCCGCTAGAGTCGGATCTCTTTGAATGGCACTTCACCCTCCGAGGCCCTCCAAATTCCCCATACAGCCAGGGTGTCTATCATGGCCGTATTATCTTGCCTCCAGCGTATCCTCTTCGGCCTCCTAGCTTTCGCTTCTCCACTCCAAACGGCCGCTTCGAGGCCAACCGGGAGATTTGCCTCAGCATAAGTGGTCACCATGAAGAAACATGGCAGCCAGCCTGGGGCATTCGAACTGCCCTTGTCGC GCTCCGCAGCTTCATGGAAACGGATGTTCTGGGTCAACTAGGTGGTCTGGAGACTACTGAAGCGgtccgccgccgccttgctCAAGAGTCAGCGTCCTTCAAGTGCGCAGTCTGCGCCAGAACAAACGCGGACATCATCGCCGAATGCGAAGACCGCTGTAAACAAGCCGCCTCTCCATGCCAGGATATATCAATTCCTGCTGAGCTAAACATGGGCTGGAgagatgagcttgaggcTGCTGGGAAGGGCCAATCACAGTCAGCTCATCCGTCAAAGGTCTCACATGTACCTGATCAAAATGATAAGATCtccgaagaagctgagctggcAGAGGGATTTGTCCAGACGGCCCCCAGTATCCCAAATGACGTAGTCGCACCACCACCCCCGATGCCCTCACGCGAAACTCACCGAAACTCTTCAGCTGCTAACCAGACAAGAGCCGGAAGCGATGGAGTCCCACTGTGGATAGACAGAGTGATTATAGCTTTGGTCATCTTGTTGATTGCACTGGTTCTTAAAGTTTTGTTTAGTACATAA